One window from the genome of Paenibacillus azoreducens encodes:
- a CDS encoding tyrosine-type recombinase/integrase produces the protein MTEESEGWVAMPKWYMDELKRYEREWRKERMSCKNWLGEDKQYIFHGGRGIMYYPSTPTGTWSKFLEKNGLPHVKLHGLRHTAGMLLRESGADLKTIQERLRHTKLDTTANIYTHKSEAISRAAADQLEELNPKWIKFAP, from the coding sequence TTGACGGAAGAATCCGAAGGCTGGGTGGCTATGCCGAAGTGGTATATGGATGAGCTTAAACGCTATGAGCGGGAATGGAGAAAAGAAAGAATGTCCTGCAAAAATTGGCTCGGTGAAGACAAGCAGTACATTTTCCACGGAGGCCGAGGCATTATGTATTATCCAAGCACGCCAACCGGAACGTGGTCAAAATTCCTAGAAAAGAACGGGCTGCCGCATGTGAAGCTCCATGGCCTGCGACATACCGCTGGCATGCTGCTGCGGGAATCTGGTGCCGATCTCAAGACCATCCAGGAGCGATTGCGTCATACTAAGCTGGACACGACAGCAAACATCTATACACATAAATCCGAAGCCATTAGCCGAGCTGCAGCTGATCAGTTGGAGGAGTTGAATCCAAAATGGATCAAATTTGCCCCCTAG
- a CDS encoding GNAT family N-acetyltransferase yields MIVKMTHSNMNDFNKPNEGFIVIGRIIPRYVDDNWTYTEEIFSEPYFKQYENDEIDISYVEEDGKAVFLYYDENHCVGQIRICSNWNGYALIEDIAVAKEWRQKGIGSALMEKAVDWAKQNKFIGLMLETQDVNVSACRFYVKNSFIIGAVDNMLYSNFPTANEKAIFWYYKF; encoded by the coding sequence ATGATAGTTAAAATGACACATTCCAATATGAATGATTTTAACAAACCAAACGAGGGTTTCATCGTGATAGGGCGGATTATACCTAGGTATGTAGACGACAATTGGACATATACAGAGGAGATCTTTTCTGAACCGTATTTCAAGCAATATGAAAATGATGAAATCGACATAAGTTATGTTGAAGAAGATGGGAAGGCTGTTTTTTTATATTACGATGAAAATCACTGCGTAGGACAAATTAGAATTTGCTCCAATTGGAATGGATATGCTCTTATTGAGGATATTGCTGTTGCCAAAGAGTGGAGACAAAAAGGTATTGGATCAGCATTGATGGAAAAAGCGGTTGATTGGGCAAAGCAGAATAAATTTATTGGTCTTATGCTTGAAACACAAGATGTTAATGTTTCAGCTTGCCGTTTTTATGTAAAAAACAGTTTTATAATCGGTGCAGTTGATAATATGCTATATTCAAACTTTCCTACAGCCAATGAAAAAGCGATTTTTTGGTATTACAAGTTTTAG